Genomic DNA from Hordeum vulgare subsp. vulgare chromosome 2H, MorexV3_pseudomolecules_assembly, whole genome shotgun sequence:
acgaggaccccctgaactggctcaacCAATGTGACCAGTTTTTTCGGGGCCAAAGGACACTGGCGTCGGAACGCACCTGGCTCGCTTCGTATCACCTTCGAGGCGTCGCACAGACGTGGTACTACGCTCTGGAACAGGACGAGGGCAGCATGCCCCCTTGGGAGCGTTTCCGCGAGCTCTGCCTCCTGCGCTTCGGACCACCGATCCAAGGGAGCCGCCTGGCGGAGCTCGGCCGCCTTCCCTTCACCTCCACGGTGTAGGAtttcgccgaccgcttccaggCCCTGGCGTGTCACGCGCCCGGCGTGTCGGCTCGTCAGCGGGCCAAGCTCTTTGTGGGCGGACTGCCGGATCACATCCACGTGGACGTCGAGCTCCGTGGCCCGCAGGACCTccagacggccatgtattacgcCCGAGCTTTCGAGCGCCGCACACAGGCCCTTCGGCAGGCGGCTCCGGCTCGCGGCGCCCGGCCGCTAGGCTGGCCGGCCCAGACCGCACCATCTCCAGGGCGGCCACCCCCGGGCCCGATGACGTCCCCCGCTCCGGCCGCGCCACGATCCTTCCGCCGACTCACCccggccgagcagctcgagcgcCGTCGCCAGGGGCTTTGTTATAACTGCGACGAGCCGTACGTCCCAGGCCATGTATGCCCgcgcctcttctacttggaggTGGCCGACTACGTCGAGTTGGACACCACCACCGACGGGCCCGGCGACATGCCTGGCCCAGTTGCGGTGGACGCCGCCCCGGCGCCCGCGTCGGCGACGGCTCTCGTGGTATCCCTCCACGCACTCGCGGGCATCCGAGACGAGCGGACTATGCTCTTGCCGGTGACGATCAACGGCGAGCGCCTGGTGACCCTCCTGGATACGGGGTCCACACATAACTTCCTGCCCGAGTCGACGATGCGCCGCCTAGCGCTCCAGCCGACGGGCGGGGAGCTACTCCGGGTCACCGTGGCTAACGGTGACCACCTTCGGTGCCATGGGATTGCCCGAGACGTACCTGTCACCATCGGCGACGAGCACTTCACCATCACGTGCGCGGGCATTGACCTGGGCTgcttcgacttcatcctcggcgtcGACTTCTTGCGGACCCTCAGCCCCATTCTCTGGGATTTCGACGCCATGGCGGTGACTTTCTGGCGCTTGGGTCGCCGCATCCAGTGGACGGGCGTGGGTGGCGCCTCTCCAGCGACGCCGCAGCTTCAACTGGCAGCGACTGACACAGGGCCTGGACACCCCCTGTTGGATCGTCTCTTGCAGCAGCACCACGACCTCTTCGACGAGCCTTAGGGCCTTCCGCCAGCCCGGGCATATGACCACCGCATTCATCTCCTGCCGGGATCGGCGCCGGTTGC
This window encodes:
- the LOC123426512 gene encoding uncharacterized protein LOC123426512, with amino-acid sequence MPGPVAVDAAPAPASATALVVSLHALAGIRDERTMLLPVTINGERLVTLLDTGSTHNFLPESTMRRLALQPTGGELLRVTVANGDHLRCHGIARDVPVTIGDEHFTITCAGIDLGCFDFILGVDFLRTLSPILWDFDAMAVTFWRLGRRIQWTGVGGASPATPQLQLAATDTGPGHPLLDRLLQQHHDLFDEP